Below is a window of Humulus lupulus chromosome 2, drHumLupu1.1, whole genome shotgun sequence DNA.
tattcttgatgatATAGTTCGGctattcttttcatccctttttctttagtatgctcaccctttctttgatggtttttaggagtgttccaaagtctcaatcctgttctcatattacggtatttttggtaaggaaaataggataggattttatatgttatgttatgtgttatgttatatgttatatgttatattatgtatgtttgtaaacttgggcatatgacttgtataactaacaagccccaataaatttatgggcatatgacttgcttagctagcaagccccacaaatctaatgggcatatgacttgtttagtttacgagcccaaGTAAtcatggtcattatagtatatgtgacttatgtttatgatatgtcttagtatatgttgcgatataaatgttatgtatatgatatacgtgttaggttttccttcctgggcattaggctcattcctttatgtttatatgtgcaggaaaatagctttggtggcgggaaaggttcttggaagcttggagatgtGTATTGATGCGGGATGGAATcaatggactgagcgttcgattcgaggatgaagtctctttaattatggtttttctatgtatttttccgcaattggtttgtaataagttttaattaagttttcattatgtcaaagttatgttttgtttcaaacaatgggatcccaatgtcctacttatgaattttatatagttttaaacctttaccttacagttttgaaataaagatatgttgtttcaaatgtatgttttcgtaagaTTAGTATAGAAATTAGTAATAGTCCAAAGTCTAgtatagttgggtcgttacagtttgagcctttctagccaactcggaaaaaaaaattgtatcctTAGTCACCCTAATTGAGCCTAGGCCTATTTTTTGTTTGAAACCCCAAATTGTTGAAACTTAACGAAAATTTTATCAAATATCCTAACCATAATAATATCACGAGCATACAAAGATAATTTGGGATGATGTTTTGTAATGGAAAGCATTTTGGGTTTTCAAGAGAGAAAAAATGAATGAGAGAAAGTTTCTTCTTGAAagagaaaaagataaaaaaaattatcatggaGTACACTCCCTTAAGGAAATATATTATATAcacaaagtttgggggagtgagctttgctaaaaaaaaaagagaaaaagaaatatatataaaataaataaagaagaaaaaaaatgaaatatatatatctcATTCATGTGAAGGTTATTCAATGTGGGTGTTGGGGATTTATGTGTACATGGTTGTTTGAGAGGTTAGTATGCTTATGGTATTAGTGCCTAAATGACTTTCTTATCTACCTTACCTAAGTCATACATTGTAAGCCATTAAAGTCCTATAGATTCTTAAGCATGcgttgtttacattagtggagaataatgagTCATGCAAACTTTTGGAATAATACTGATTGTGGTATGActgtgagaatttgatgtgcataactATGTCAATTGCTTGATTTTTAATCATTATGGTGAATAGTTAAAGGATGTGAATGATGATTAGTTGATTATGGTAGTGGTTGAGATTGAAAATCTGGATTGTGTTGTTGGGAAATTTCTGAAGCTTTATGTAAGCATGGTATTCAAGAAATTGAAGCTTGAATGTTATTGTTGGTTTGATTCGCGTTGTGTGAGTGTGTTTAGTTATTATTTAGTGTATGTTTTGAGTCGTTACTCGACGGCGAGTAATtgtcaagtttgggggagtttgataagtgaattttagattcacttattagtgtcattttatatctaatATTGTAGGTGTCTAGgttgttttgtttggttttacACTTGTGTTGTGTATGTGTAGGGTCCAAGGAGAAGTGGAGCAAAGTTCGTACAAAACGGGAGTGAAAcggagaaaaaataaaaaaaatgtgaaataGGGCTACAACCCCTTGTTCTAGCACTGCAACCCTATCCTGAAGATTCAGCGTTCCAGAATTTGCCCAGGCGCTGCAGCGCCATCATCATAGGATGCACCGCAATTTTTTACTTGAATTAGGGCTGCATCGCCATCATTAAGCGCTGCAGGGCCTGACTGTTATAGAGAGCATGTATTTGACCTTCCAGTATCGCAACAACGCCCGTTCGAGGGGCAACAACGCCTAGATCCGTACGAAAAATTTAAGTGACgaattttgaaggaaaaaataGGTCTTTTGAGGGGTTATGAAAGGAAAAACATAATTAGGGTTCTAAAGACGTTTTGGAAGAGATTAGACCTAGGATTACATGCTTGGAAAGGAAAAAGGAGGCTAGAATTCATCAACATCCCCATCATTACATCTAGTTTCTTTCTTCCtccttttattttagtttttaattatgaatAATTACATTGCGATTGTGTTTAAGTTTGTAATGGAGAACTAAATTCCTTTTGTGCTAGAGTATTAGATGGAgttcacccatcatgagactattccaggtcaagcacgcttaactttggagttctcaagtgatgggctaccaaaaagaagatgcatcttgttggcataggtagtacccattaatccatttaagTCCTCTTTAACaatgtagtctcatacctacacagccttagaatcatcacacttgaccttcctcaggcaatgtgggattgcacaaattttacccagtctttccccctgcagatgacgggattctgactgtcacaatcaccctctATTATTGGTCTGACGTCCCCGTCGACCACATTTTCAGCTAGGTCAAGAGtctaataccatttgtaacgcccaaCGTCACTATGGTTgattcctggaatgatgactgaccctacaaaccaacacgagtctttccagcgtgctttgtcctcactcgcacgcttcctgggaaaacttcccaggaggtcacccatcatgagactactccaagtcaagcatacttaactttggagttctcaagtgatgggctactacaaagaagatgcatcttgttggcataggtattacctatcaatccatttaagtcatcttcaactatgtagtctcatacctacatagtcttagtaTCATcgcacttgaccttccccaggcgatgtaggattgcacaacttttacctaGTCTTTTCCCCTatagatcacgggattctgactgtcacaaaacTGCACCCactatgtgatgtacatgattagggcttggcccgaatgatGAATATAGTTTTCATTGGGCTTTGGTCCCTGTAAATgcgtataattatgattatgcatgtaattattgatgaagcacgttgaatgctctatatgtggatatttgttatatgatgaatgcttgtttgcattatatatatttgagaaaagcattgacttatgagtcaagggtagaaatagcgcattgagcgctggtctatatgattatatctaatcaGGAGAGCATTACACGCTCGTttgacccaatggtcgtagaaaactaaagcgattggctagctctatggctagttactcagagctagggtaAATGACCCAGGTTGACCTCATGGTCACATGGCTAGTGcaaggaccccaggttgactctatggtcatctgattagggttgcgagccccagaatgatttcataatcatttatttgtacctgtatgcatgcataagtaggttattaccactgGGCATGCTAGATCTACATCTAAATCTGAATACATTGTTCATGCACttctattaagttttcttgctgggtcttggctcacaggagctacgtggtgcaggtaaagggaaagaaaagctagactagccatgagttcgagagcttaggtggcgatgtgtacatatgcggccgcttgaccaccatggccaaggtttctcagaggaactatgtTGTaatcctatttttgccgcttaggtttgcgggttgtaacttttgaattgtaatgacctttttggaattgtaaacaactttgtaaacattattatgggatcacatgtacaatttaatgttttaatgaaacattCATTCCTTTTAATCGAAATTTTTAATCCTGGACCAGTAATCACActtagatacatgtttatggcataatgacttgtttagcgagttaagtactatttaaaacacagtgtaacggtcttgactaaccagggcgttacattaacttTGTTAAAATAATTCATACAATCAATATAATATTGTCATTGAGTATATTTGTCACACCAATTTGTGTTTGTAAATGTAATgttaaatttttatattatattaataaaaaaatgttcATAACTtaaattatgtgattaatatTTAGCGGTAAAATAGTTTCTCCAACAAATATTTAGTTGGAGAAATATTTTGTTTCGTGACAAAATTAAATTAGTCTTTAAAAGAGTTTTATTGTAATCACTAAGAGCAAAAATTAGCGCTCTTATGACtaaattatttttgtatttaactACTAGGACAAACAAAATTTGTGACTATATATGTTGGTCATAGAAAATCTATACAATTAATGATCACTAAATGATGTTTAATGGCAAGAATAAATTATCTAAGACCAGTTTCTTGTGACTAAGGTGGCTGAACAAAATTAGTCACATTGAAAACATTCAACGATTAAATTATGGGATTTTATGACTATTTTTTAATTACTGaaaaatgatttatttatttattttgtagtgTACATTTCTgaagtgaaaaaaaaatgaaaattataaTGACTCgtacatttaatttttttaagggtcatttaataaaatatatatttatatatacaaagtGGAGCACACAATGATTTGTAAATAATAGGGTATGGGGTCATACAGGCAAAGAAGAAGCGGGTGGCTGTGaagtttttaatatatatatatatatatatatgagataatTTTTATATAGGGTTTTCGCTTTAAGTCTttccggtagggctctcagtgtttttcGACCCATAAATAGTTTTATGCGcgactttttttatgaccgtgtatattgtagctatttagagcatcctgcaaatttttagaaaattttgaatagtttacagtattgaaaactaggttcaaacatgttgttttccacgcgcataaaaaaaattagtcacgcgtgcaacaacatgtttgaacctagttttcgatactataaactattcagaattttctgaaaatttgcaggatgctctaaatagctacaatatacacggtcataaaaaaaaatcgcgccaaaaactgttcacggattgtaaacactgagagttctaccggtagggcttaaaatgaagcccctatagaagaattctcctctatatatataaatatatattatcaagTTGCAAAGTAGAATGGAGCATACAATAATTTGTGAAGTTTTTAATAATTCTCTTCACATACATGTAAGGATTAAacgaaaattcttaaaaaaactGTGAAGAGACTATAAGATTATTTGTGTTTGATTAAAAATCGAATCTCACTAATAATGATAATCTTAAAACCAATTGAGTCACCTTATAATTAGGTTAATTTTGATCTACAATAATATTATTACGCTTGTTAATAATCATGTGGCTAGCTGAGTAGGGTCCATAAAAATTAATTTGGTTAATAAGCTTTTGTTTTTGCTTATAACTAATTAAAAGCATAAAATAAGTAAAAactttgatttatttttttggtttgaataattattatataaaaatctttttttaatgatttttttaaaaatgtttggatatcaataaaaaaattgaaattatgaATTATGAAAATTGCTCTAATATAAAAAATAACTTCTCAAAAGTGATTTTGAAAAAAGTTAGGGAATCCTACATTCTTCCAAAAAGacttgaataaaaaaataatttttattttttatccaaacatgtttaaaatgactttttttttaattgtaaaagCTAAAAAAGAAGAGCTTATAAAAGTCTAGCCTAATGTGGTAATGTAGCTGTCTATACTAAGAGCATCTCCTATAAAAGTGGTGTATAACTATTTTTTAGCTCATTTTTATAAAATGAAACTCTAATAGTGCTTTAAAATGTGACAAATTTAGCACAGGCTAAAAATTGTATAAAATTTGGCACAGTATGTGCTAAATTTGGCCCACAATAAATgtcacatttttaattatttttttgtcacttattaatacgatttattaattaaaaaatattttaaatttatcttttaataaaaaaattaattatttttatattttcaataaacattaataaatgtataaacttttttttaactaaattgCATTCTGTGCATTTTGAAATACAAATGTAAAAAATAAGACAAATATAACATCACATACTTTAGGTCAAATTTTTTAGATGAGAACATAACAAGCAAATTAAGGTAGTATGAACTCAGATGTTCAAATGTTGAGGAAAAGCAGTTGGTAGTTATTTGACTTTATTATCCAATAGTATTGCCATGTTATTGGACTATGCATTTCATGGGGTTATGTTATACTACCCAATTTTCGGCATTAAATAAGTTTCACTATCATTATATTGGTCCTAAATTGTCAAAAAATTCAAGTCAAATGTTGGTATTTTTACCGCAGTCAGTGGGGGAAAACCTCAAAATTAATCTAGTTATTCAATAAAAAGTAACTACTAGTATATAATTAAACGTACTCTAATTAAACTTTAGCCAATTATAGTAAAATATTATAAAGAAGGTGAAAACAACATATTTAAGATCAAATAATGTACAGTAATAGTTAATGTGTTTTCGTTTGCTAGTATATAAGAGATAAAAAGTCTAAAGAAGACATCATTGGTGAGTAGTAAGTAAGAAAATATGTTCCAATAGAGGGGAACTGCTAAAGTCCAAAAGGTGTTTGGGAGTTTGGTTTGTCTCTACGTCAGGTACTCACTTGTACCTAACAaagctcatatatatatatatatatatatatatatatatatattttatatcatAATAATTTTACAATATTTTTAGGGAATATAATatctttttcaaaaaaaacatacaaaatatatatatacagaataatttttttataggggTTTCATTTTAAGctttaccggtagggctctcagtgtttcccGACCtatgaacagtttttggcgcgattttttttatgaccatgtatattgtaactatttagagcatcctgcaaattttcagaaaattctgaataatttacaataccgaaaactaggttcaaatatgatgatttccacgcgcataaaaaaaattagtgacgcgtgcaacaacatgtttgaacttagttttcggtactgtaaactattcggaattttctgaaaatttgacggacacggtcataaaaaaaatcgcgccgaaaattattcacgactcgagaacactgagagccttaccggtagggcttaaagtgaaactccTATAGAAGAATTCCCCAGTATATATACCTTCCAGTCTTTATAAATAACAAAGTGGTATCCTCTATTTTGTTATTCCTACCAAAGTGATACCCTTAACTTATTTTTGatcaaaaatatttttcaaagacCATATAACCACTACTTATATATTTTgtctataattaaaattattttttaattcttttaataaattaataatacttaaaatttatttttaaaaacatataaacttaaacaaataatagaaaaatgagaataaaaataattaagttttatttttaattcttttaataaagtaataaacacataaacatacatatatttaaGTTTTATTTATGTAGGTATGTATGTACTTAAATAAATAGTAATATTTTACGTTTATTTAAGTTAAAATCAaatgttaaataataataaattattttttattatttctatattttattcttttttttaagtttatatatttttaaaaataattttaattactgACAAAATATATAATCAGGGATAAAATGTTCTTTGAACAAATAATTTTGATCGAAAATAAGTACATGGTACAATTTTGGTAGGAACAACAAAAGAGAAGATACTATTTTGGTATTTATGAAAACTAGAAAGTATATCtgtttttattttgtataaaGAGAAATAATAATTGCACTCAAAATATATACCAAAATATTACATACAGTGTTGTGTCAGTTTAGTCTAGCCATCACAATTATTAAAACTAAGACTCACTGTTTTAAATACAGTGACACTGTATATAATATTTAGGTGTATATTTCGGTGCACTTACCATTAATCTTCAATCTTCGTAGAAAACCGGAGGACCAAAATAGTATAATCACGGATTATTATTTGTATGGCAGTTTAATTTCCTTTTCCTTTTAACTTTTGTAATGTTAGTTTTTGTGCGCTGGAATTCACAAGTAACTGATATGTGAATCTTTTTAACTCTACATGTGAACACACTTGTTGGCCAAGaaattacaaaatataaaataaagctATCCAGGGTTGTTTATTTCACTACTCTAGCTAGTTATGTGGATAAAATGGCAAAAGACAAACAGAAAAAAGCAGAATAAAGTAGTAACATAAAAATTACAGTGTTCATACTAACACTACATATCATATTATGACCATGGTTTATATATCCACACACAAAGTATAAATACTCTTAATTAATATATTGACTGAAACTGACAAATCTGTTAGCTCAGAGAATATTATTAATGCCTGCCagtatttatttttaaaagcTTATTACAATTAATTAACACATTGTTAACAGTGACTTCTTATATAGTGACAGGGCTACTGTCCAGATTGAGAAGTCAACTATTTTGACTTGGGGATAGCCCAAAAACTTGATTAACGGTCTTTAAACTAACAAAGTCAAGATTATTATGCGTAGAAAGAGTTAATCAAATAGGCACACTCACACCATTATAAACCCTAAAATTACGATCAGCTAAGTTGGCCCCACCTTGCTTAAAATAATCACGCCATCACTCTCGGCTTTAATCACTTATAAATTCGCACACTAATTAGCTATCACTACACCACTCCTCACCCAAAAGTCTCACCCcacttctctctctttttttttccttttctaacTCAACTCAAAACTCAAAAACATGGCAAGACTTTCCACTTTGCTTATCTTGTTTCTCACATCTTTTCTGGCTGCAACTTCAGTGTCTTTTGCTTCGGTTCAAGACCCTGAAACTGTTGTACAAGACGTACACCGGTAATTATAATAATCTATTATATATTCTTATTCAAATATGATATAATATATATGAATTTATTCTAATATATATGTGTTATATACATTTTTGTTTTAGGAGCATCAATGCCTCTAGGAGAAACTTGGGCTACTTGTCATGCAGCACAGGAAATCCCATTGATGATTGTTGGAGGTGCGACCCTAACTGGGAGAAGAACCGTCAGCGCCTGGCCGACTGCGCAATTGGGTTCGGTAAGGACGCCATTGGAGGCAAAAATGGCCGAATCTACGTGGTGAGTGACGCCGGAAACGATGACCCTGTAAACCCCAGGCCAGGAACTCTTAGACACGCGGTGATACAAGATGAACCATTGTGGATCATATTCAAGAGAGACATGGTGATCAAGCTGGAGAAGGAGCTGGTGATGAACTCGTTCAAGACGATCGACGGTCGAGGAGCGAGCGTTCACATTGCCGGAGGGCCGTGCATCACTGTACATTATGCGTCCAACATCATCATCCATGGCCTCCACATCCACGACTGTAAGCCTGGAAGTAGTGGCGATATCAGAAACTCCCCAGAACATTCCGGGTATTGGAGAGTATCGGACGGTGATGGAGTGTCGATATTTAATTCGAAAAACGTCTGGGTTGACCACTGCTCGCTTTCGAATTGCCAGGATGGACTCATTGATGCCATCCATGGATCCACGGCTATAACTCTCTCTAACAACTACTTCACTCATCATGACAAGGTCATGCTTTTGGGACACAGTGATTCGTACACTCAGGACAAGAACATGCAGGTCACCATTGCTTTCAATCATTTTGGAGAAGGCCTTGTTCAAAGAATGCCaaggtaattaagttaatcacAATAATCGATTAATTTTTAATTTGACATATAAGATATTGAATGATATGAATGCACACAAAAATTATCCCTATATAAAAAGTACTTTAAGATGCACAATATTATATGAAGTCACATTTTATGTGGTTGAACTCATGTGACGGTGGGACCACATTGGATCAAACTTTCTCCCTCCATTTCTGGTTGAACTTCAAATAGGATCTTTACTTAATGTGGCACTAACTAATAACCACGTTAAGGTGCCTTATAGTAATACTTACACACAAAATATGCACATAGTAAAGAATCACTATATATGTATTTAaatgtatataataatattttggtGCATTTTGTGTCTCTACTCAAAATTCTAATATTTGTTCGAATGCATATATATGTGGCTGTTGCAGGTGTAGACACGGTTATTTCCATGTGGTGAACAACGACTACACGCACTGGGAAATGTACGCCATCGGAGGCAGTGCATCACCTACGATCAACAGCCAAGGCAACAGGTTCCTGGCGCCGGACGCGCGGTTCAAGAAGGAGGTGACAAAGCACGAGGATGCGCCAGAGAGCGAATGGAGGGGCTGGAACTGGCGCTCCGAAGGAGATCTCTTCCTCAATGGAGCTTTCTTCCGCCAGTCCGGGGCTGGTGCCTCCTCCTCAAGCTATGCTAGGGCTTCCAGTCTCGGTGCCAGGCCTTCTTCTCTTGTTGGCTCTATCACTGTTGCTTCTGGTGCCCTCAACTGCAGGAAGGGATCTCGTTGTTGAGCTATGCAGTAATAGGTGAAAATGGCCATTTTTTGAAGTGATCTTGAATTTGGTCTAattgtgataatttttttttgcaaaactGTCTAAAATTTCAGCGTCGGAcattttgcaaaaaaattatcacagctaaggcaaaatacaaaataatttaaaaaaataagccATTTTGACAACAAAAAAAACCCTATATATAAATAACTGCTGGTGTAGCAATATAGCTAAGTTTACTTGTTGCCCCAGTagtttaaattaatcaattagTATGTCACGTACCATATTTAATTATGGTCATTTTGTAGTTTTCTTAAATTTTAAtgtttttgagaaaattttatgtttttttttaatcttagtatCAACCTCTGCCTACTAGCTATAGCTAGCTTATTAGCTTGTAACTTCAATCATTAAAAGCCAGTACAATTGTAGTGAGCTGCATAGATCGAGCAATAGCAGAAGTGTTGTCTCTTAATTTAGTTATATTATCAATGTTagttattataaaatatatataagtgtTATATAATCAGAGAGCGACTACAACGCATTCTTTTTTTTTGCAATACTGGTGCAtcttttttctatttcggcaccttAATAGTTATaatctcaaatttttttatatgctaGTGTACTTTATAgttatctagaacatcctacaaattttcaaaatattctaaataaattatggtaccgaaacagAGTCTAAATTGTCTGTTGCacgcgtgcctgtttttttgtgtacgcgtgtaaaatttgataGTTAGAACTCTGatttcggcttcgtaaactattcagaatttcttgaaaatttgtaagatATTCTAAATACAtataatgtacaccgtcataaaaaaaaattaggattatatctatccaattaccgaaaataaaaaaaaatatactggtattataaaaaaaataatgcgtTCTAATAGTTACCTATATACTTATATTGTTAAGTATTTTGTTCAAATATACATTTTCATTTTTTGTTTAATGAAAAAGCTAATATTGACGAGTTGAGTACGTAATACATACgtatgtatatgtatgtataaaaGGAAATCTAAGATAAAAATTCCATTAAAAAGTCAAAATAACATACACACATGGAAGATATATATAGCCATCGCTAGAGATCTCAATTTATCCCGTCAATCACGCACGGGCGGCCTCGGCGGAGCATATAATTACTTTATTGGATCTGCTCTGGTCCGTGTGGGACCATTTGCTTTGCCATGTTATGTATGTACATTATTCCATGTTCAAAGTCATCGCATACTAATGACACCAACTACGTCATGCAACTTAAGTAAAGATATACgcatatataaaattattatttgtcaaagtaaatatttgaatttttttagagTGGTGATTATTTTGTTTATTGGTAAGTGCTTAGAAAttgtaatctaatttttttataccaccgtttataatataattatagagTATAAGTTATTTATAAATTCATAATAATTTATAGTGGCGAAATAAGATTCAAATAATAAATTATACGtgtacttgattttttttatacacgtgtaaaataaattatttgatatcgtcatataaaaaaaattgagttacAGTTTCTCCAAATGCAAAAAATAGAAATGCCCTTAAAGGTAAAAATAATGCCCTACTATAGAAGCTcccaatatatataatttatgtacATATTTTTACAAAAATGAGTGTATTCATGTTTTTTTTGGTGAATAAGAATAATTGTATTGCTCAAAAATAAATCATGTACACTTATAGTTTCCTTCTACCTCTATGTTACTTACATTCCACATCTAACTTTACAATTTCTGATACCATTCCATATATCCCTATTTTGTTTCCCTTTATACATTACAGTAAGTCTCAGTTTTAGCTCTCTCTTAATGACCTCCATTGTATGATTGACATGCCAAGTCTTAGAAGACCACAATATATCATTTCTGACTCTCCAGATATGGTAGACTAGAGCTGACACAACAGCTATGTAAAAACTTCTCCTGAGTTTGGTTAGGTGTTTTGCTTTGGAAATCCAACGCAATAATGTGTGATAATCCCTTGTTTGAGCTCTGCAACCAATCCACTCTTTCAACTTCACAAGACATAAGTTGCTGTAATCACATTGAAAAAATAGATGTGATATCTCTTCTGTATGATTCCCACATAGCAAGCACATTTTATCCACTACCTGACAATGTTTATTGAGGTAGCCTCTGGTTTTCAACTTCTAGTGTAACgtagtcatattataataattaatgtATATGTGTTTCGGTATTCATGTTTACTACgtagtcatattataataattaatgtacgatataaaatatttttaaaattttgaattcggAAAAGATCAtttttaataaacaaatttattGTTATGAATTAAGAGAGTGATAATTCTTAGATTTTTAATTGATAATCAACAAAATTAAAGTTTAAAAAATTTCCTAATATATAATatgtaattatataattatatttgtaTACTTTTGATTTGATATTATTGTCAATTATTTTACTTTGAAATGAAACTATATTGAATAAGGAAGAAAGGCAAAATAGAGTTGAGATTTTATTGAGACTATAATGTTTTTGTTATCAGTTAATATTTCATTTTCTATTTGGGAATAAAAAAATTATTCCGAATGCATAATATAAGGAGTAAAAATTGAGAGAGATTTTCTTCTGCCAATAAAATTTATTGTCTAACCAAAACACATCAAAAATTACTTGAGGTTGAACTATTGttttaaataagaaaagaaaattcAAACAAACTgcagaaaaaaaatatcaaatcttGAGCCAACAGCGGTACAATCTCTTTTTGTGGGTCCCTATAAGTCAATGGACcatcaaatttt
It encodes the following:
- the LOC133817171 gene encoding pectate lyase-like, with translation MARLSTLLILFLTSFLAATSVSFASVQDPETVVQDVHRSINASRRNLGYLSCSTGNPIDDCWRCDPNWEKNRQRLADCAIGFGKDAIGGKNGRIYVVSDAGNDDPVNPRPGTLRHAVIQDEPLWIIFKRDMVIKLEKELVMNSFKTIDGRGASVHIAGGPCITVHYASNIIIHGLHIHDCKPGSSGDIRNSPEHSGYWRVSDGDGVSIFNSKNVWVDHCSLSNCQDGLIDAIHGSTAITLSNNYFTHHDKVMLLGHSDSYTQDKNMQVTIAFNHFGEGLVQRMPRCRHGYFHVVNNDYTHWEMYAIGGSASPTINSQGNRFLAPDARFKKEVTKHEDAPESEWRGWNWRSEGDLFLNGAFFRQSGAGASSSSYARASSLGARPSSLVGSITVASGALNCRKGSRC